In Rhea pennata isolate bPtePen1 chromosome 8, bPtePen1.pri, whole genome shotgun sequence, one genomic interval encodes:
- the GPR88 gene encoding probable G-protein coupled receptor 88 gives MPNASSWSASSPLLLLWEDSSGTRILLSLLYAALAISGTLSNVMVIYLVFSFKKLQTTSNAFIVNGCAADLSVCALWMPQEAVLGLLPANSSSLRSAEYRLLRGGLLGLGLTVSLASHLLVAFNRYVLITKLPSVYQALYQRRHTGCMIGLSWVLALLLLPLLPGLWAPAAAQQPPPGRHSDGGPRYTALLLALAVLSQTALLLHCYLGIVRRVRGSAKRVSVLNFHLLHQLPFPAAPPPPRRAQRRLSSVSVLLLCCVFLLGTQPLVWVSLLGFFLPPAPPALQAASWLLLCALSALNPLLYTWRSEEFRRAARAVLPRAEPAAAPRPAASAPPCPQLPRRRGAAGGAASAPR, from the coding sequence ATGCCCAACGCCTCTTCCTGGAGCGCTAGCtcgccgctgctgctgctctgggagGACTCCTCCGGGACCCGCATCCTCCTGTCACTGCTCTACGCGGCGTTAGCTATCTCAGGGACCTTATCCAATGTGATGGTCATCTACTTGGTCTTCTCCTTCAAGAAGCTGCAGACGACCAGCAACGCCTTCATCGTGAACGGCTGCGCCGCCGACCTGAGCGTCTGCGCCCTGTGGATGCCCCAGGAGGccgtgctggggctgctgcccgCCAACTCCTCTTCCCTGCGCTCGGCGGAGTACCGGCTGCTCCGGGGGGGACTCCTGGGCCTCGGCCTCACCGTCTCCCTGGCCTCCCACCTGCTGGTGGCCTTCAACAGGTACGTGCTCATCACCAAGCTGCCCAGCGTCTACCAGGCCCTCTACCAGCGGAGGCACACGGGCTGCATGATCGGGCTCTCCTGGGTGCTGGcgctgctcctgctcccgctGCTGCCCGGCCTCtgggccccggccgccgcccagcagccgccgccgggccggcaCTCGGACGGCGGCCCGCGCTACACcgccctgctgctggccctggcCGTGCTCAGCCAGACGGCGCTGCTGCTCCACTGCTACCTGGGCATCGTGCGGCGGGTGCGCGGCAGCGCCAAGCGCGTCAGCGTCCTCAACTTCCACCTGCTGCACCAGCTGCCcttccccgccgcgccgccgccgccgcgccgcgcccagCGCCGCCTCAGCAGCGTCTCcgtcctgctgctctgctgcgtCTTCCTGCTGGGCACGCAGCCCCTGGTGTGGGTCAGCCTGCTGGGCTTCTTcctcccgcccgcgccgcccgcgctgcaGGCCgccagctggctgctgctctgcgcCCTCTCGGCCCTCAACCCGCTGCTCTACACCTGGCGCAGCGAGGAGTTCCGCCGGGCGGCGCGCGCCGTGCTgccccgcgccgagcccgccgccgccccgcgccccgccgccagcgcgccgccctgcccgcagctgccgcggcgccgcggcgcggcgggcggcgccgccagCGCGCCCCGCTga